One segment of Dolichospermum sp. DET69 DNA contains the following:
- the fabD gene encoding ACP S-malonyltransferase, with amino-acid sequence MTKTAWVFPGQGSQVLGMGIDLLNLPSAKEKFIQAEAILGWSVIDVCQSNIDTLSRTLYTQPSLYVIESIIADILREKGQQPDLVAGHSLGEYIALYVAGVFEWSAGLHLVKRRAELMDSAAGGMMAALMNFDREELEKVISETPDVVLANDNSAAQVVISGTPDAVQAVMSQVKAKRAIPLKVSGAFHSHLMKAAATEFQEVLDSVIFGAANIPVLSNVDPIPAVAAETLKQRLSQQMTGSVRWREICLQLAENGMEKVVEIGPGNVLTGLIKRTAPSLISQNIRNAAELPE; translated from the coding sequence ATGACAAAAACTGCATGGGTGTTTCCCGGACAAGGTTCTCAAGTGCTGGGAATGGGAATAGACTTGTTAAATCTACCATCTGCCAAAGAAAAATTTATTCAAGCTGAGGCAATTTTGGGCTGGTCTGTGATAGATGTCTGTCAAAGTAATATTGATACCTTATCACGGACACTTTATACACAACCGAGTTTATATGTAATCGAAAGTATTATTGCTGATATTTTACGGGAAAAAGGACAGCAACCAGACTTAGTTGCAGGTCATAGTTTAGGCGAATATATAGCCCTTTATGTGGCTGGTGTCTTTGAATGGTCTGCGGGATTACACTTAGTAAAACGGCGGGCGGAACTCATGGATAGTGCTGCTGGTGGGATGATGGCCGCATTAATGAACTTTGATCGAGAAGAGTTAGAAAAAGTTATTAGTGAAACACCTGATGTAGTTTTAGCAAATGATAACAGTGCTGCCCAAGTTGTAATTTCTGGAACTCCAGATGCTGTACAGGCTGTAATGTCCCAAGTCAAAGCCAAAAGAGCTATTCCCTTAAAGGTTTCCGGAGCATTTCATTCTCATTTAATGAAAGCAGCCGCAACCGAATTTCAAGAAGTTCTAGATTCAGTTATTTTTGGGGCAGCAAATATTCCAGTTTTATCTAATGTAGATCCAATTCCCGCAGTGGCAGCGGAAACTTTAAAACAGCGCCTTTCTCAACAGATGACTGGTTCTGTGCGCTGGCGAGAAATTTGTTTGCAATTAGCAGAAAATGGCATGGAGAAAGTTGTGGAAATTGGTCCTGGTAACGTCTTAACTGGGTTAATTAAACGGACTGCTCCCAGTTTAATTTCACAAAACATTCGTAATGCTGCTGAGTTACCTGAATGA
- a CDS encoding ketoacyl-ACP synthase III, whose amino-acid sequence MQNFFNSGIAITGSGSAVPATCLHNQELTQLVETSDEWIASRTGIRQRRLALPPDSLASLATAASKKAIDAAGITAADIDLILLATSTPDDLFGTACRVQNELGAIKAVAFDLTAACSGFVFGLVTAAQYIRTGVYQNVLLIGADILSRWVDWQDRRSCVLFGDGAGAVVLQANKSDRLLGFCLKSDGSQNNCLNLAYNASTEELTPDIHVSTGKYHPITMNGKEVYRFAVQKVPEVIDKALFAANLKVENIDWLVLHQANQRIINSVAERLEIPEHKVISNVANYGNTSAASIPLALDEAVRAGKIKPNDIIATSGFGAGLSWGAAIFKWGR is encoded by the coding sequence GTGCAAAATTTTTTTAACAGTGGTATCGCAATTACAGGCAGTGGTTCAGCCGTCCCAGCAACTTGTTTACATAACCAAGAGTTAACTCAATTGGTAGAAACATCGGATGAGTGGATTGCCTCCAGAACAGGAATTCGCCAAAGACGGTTAGCACTGCCCCCTGACTCACTGGCATCATTAGCTACTGCTGCGAGTAAAAAGGCCATTGATGCCGCAGGTATCACAGCAGCAGACATAGACTTAATTTTACTGGCTACCTCTACCCCTGATGATCTTTTTGGAACTGCTTGCCGCGTTCAAAATGAATTAGGCGCTATCAAAGCAGTCGCCTTTGACTTAACTGCCGCCTGTTCTGGCTTTGTCTTTGGTCTAGTCACAGCCGCACAATACATTAGAACAGGTGTTTATCAGAATGTACTCTTAATTGGGGCTGATATCCTCTCTCGCTGGGTAGATTGGCAGGATAGACGCAGTTGTGTGTTATTTGGTGATGGGGCTGGAGCAGTAGTATTACAAGCCAATAAAAGCGATCGCCTCTTAGGATTTTGCCTCAAAAGCGATGGTTCTCAAAATAATTGTCTCAACCTAGCTTATAACGCCTCTACAGAAGAACTGACACCAGATATTCATGTATCTACAGGCAAATACCACCCAATTACCATGAATGGTAAAGAAGTCTACCGCTTTGCTGTGCAAAAAGTCCCAGAAGTGATAGACAAAGCCCTGTTTGCAGCTAATCTCAAAGTTGAAAATATAGATTGGTTAGTATTACATCAAGCAAATCAAAGGATTATCAATTCTGTTGCTGAACGCTTAGAGATTCCCGAACATAAAGTTATCAGCAATGTTGCTAACTATGGTAACACCTCCGCCGCATCTATTCCCCTGGCATTAGATGAAGCAGTGCGAGCCGGAAAAATTAAACCCAATGATATTATTGCCACATCTGGTTTTGGTGCTGGACTTTCCTGGGGTGCAGCAATTTTTAAATGGGGAAGATAG
- the plsX gene encoding phosphate acyltransferase PlsX, giving the protein MGSTGVRIAIDAMGGDHAPAEIVAGALRAREELGVKILLVGDPQQIEAVMPPKTTMADLEIVPAEEVITMDDEPLNAVRRKRKSSINIAMDLVKNKQADAVFSAGHSGAAMASALLRLGRLPGIDRPAIGTVFPTIKAGKPVMILDVGANVDCRPKFLEQFAVMGSIYSQYVLGTENPKIGLLNIGEEDTKGNEVVLRAHQLLRENTQINFTGNAEGRDVLSGEFDVIVCDGFVGNILLKFAEAVGGVILQILREELPQGIHGQIGTAILKPNLKRVKQRMDHAEHGGALLLGVSGICFIGHGSSQAPSIFSAIRMAKEAVDNQVLARLQSQYQILQEESS; this is encoded by the coding sequence ATGGGATCGACTGGTGTAAGGATCGCAATTGACGCAATGGGGGGAGATCATGCACCCGCTGAAATCGTCGCCGGCGCACTGCGGGCGCGAGAAGAATTGGGTGTAAAAATATTATTGGTTGGAGATCCCCAACAAATTGAGGCTGTAATGCCGCCAAAAACGACTATGGCGGACTTGGAGATTGTTCCTGCGGAGGAAGTGATCACTATGGATGACGAGCCTCTCAACGCAGTTAGACGCAAGCGAAAATCTTCCATCAACATAGCGATGGATTTAGTCAAAAATAAACAGGCCGATGCTGTATTTTCGGCTGGACACTCTGGGGCAGCCATGGCCTCAGCATTGCTGCGCTTAGGAAGATTACCGGGAATAGACCGCCCAGCAATTGGCACAGTATTCCCCACCATCAAAGCAGGTAAGCCAGTAATGATACTGGATGTTGGTGCTAATGTAGACTGTCGCCCTAAATTTTTAGAGCAGTTTGCAGTGATGGGTTCAATTTACAGTCAGTATGTTTTGGGAACAGAAAATCCCAAAATAGGTTTATTGAATATTGGCGAAGAAGATACTAAAGGTAACGAAGTAGTTCTCCGCGCCCACCAATTGTTACGGGAAAATACTCAAATTAATTTTACTGGTAATGCTGAAGGGCGTGATGTATTATCCGGTGAATTTGATGTGATTGTTTGCGACGGCTTTGTGGGTAATATTTTATTAAAATTTGCCGAAGCAGTTGGAGGAGTAATTCTGCAAATTCTGCGAGAGGAATTACCCCAAGGAATACACGGTCAAATCGGTACAGCGATTTTAAAACCTAACCTGAAGCGCGTCAAACAGCGGATGGATCACGCTGAACATGGAGGGGCTTTGCTTTTAGGTGTCAGTGGCATTTGTTTTATTGGTCATGGTAGTTCCCAAGCACCATCTATTTTCAGTGCCATTCGTATGGCTAAAGAAGCAGTAGATAATCAGGTGTTAGCAAGACTCCAATCCCAATATCAAATTCTCCAGGAAGAAAGCAGTTAG
- a CDS encoding leucyl aminopeptidase, which produces MTIQPTNTTLLDWTGDTLAVGLFEDAGELTGDLAGLDDKCAGIIQEIIAEEEFKGKANSTIVIRLGATHSVRKVILVGLGKPEALKLETLRRVAATVARTAKKQKTKTLGISLPLWNNDPATTAQALTEGIELALYQDNRFKSEIEDKNPPIETIDLLGLAGQEAAITRANQIVAGVILARQLVAAPANSVTSITMAETAQAIAHEHGLELEILEQAECEKLGMGAFLGVAQASDLPPKFIHLIYKPATTPRRKLAIIGKGVTFDSGGLNIKGAGSGIETMKMDMGGAAATLGAAKAIGQLKPDVEVHFISAVTENMISGKAMHPGDILTASNGKTIEVNNTDAEGRLTLADALVYADKLGVDAIVDLATLTGACVVALGEDIAGLFTPDDAVASQLQTAADSTGEKIWRMPMEDKYFEGLKSGIADMKNTGPRYGGSITAALFLKQFVKDTPWAHLDIAGPVWADKENGYNGAGATGFGVRTLVSWVLS; this is translated from the coding sequence ATGACGATTCAACCTACAAATACAACATTATTAGATTGGACTGGTGATACTTTAGCTGTTGGCCTGTTTGAAGACGCAGGAGAATTAACTGGTGATTTAGCTGGATTAGATGATAAATGTGCGGGAATTATCCAAGAAATAATTGCCGAAGAAGAATTTAAAGGTAAGGCAAATAGCACCATTGTCATTCGGTTAGGCGCTACTCATTCTGTGCGGAAGGTGATTTTGGTGGGTTTAGGTAAACCAGAGGCGCTGAAATTAGAAACTTTACGTCGGGTTGCGGCTACTGTCGCGCGAACTGCTAAAAAGCAAAAAACCAAGACTCTGGGAATTAGTTTACCACTGTGGAATAATGATCCAGCTACTACAGCCCAAGCTTTGACTGAAGGCATAGAATTAGCACTTTACCAAGATAATCGCTTTAAATCTGAGATTGAAGATAAAAATCCCCCCATTGAAACCATTGATTTACTCGGTTTAGCTGGACAAGAAGCCGCTATTACCCGCGCTAATCAAATTGTTGCTGGTGTGATTTTGGCGAGACAGTTAGTAGCAGCCCCAGCTAACTCTGTGACATCTATCACTATGGCAGAAACTGCCCAAGCGATCGCTCACGAACACGGTTTAGAACTGGAAATTTTGGAACAGGCAGAATGTGAAAAACTAGGCATGGGGGCATTTTTAGGAGTTGCTCAAGCTTCTGATTTACCACCGAAATTCATTCACCTCATCTATAAACCAGCCACCACACCTAGACGGAAACTAGCAATTATTGGTAAAGGTGTCACCTTTGATTCCGGTGGTTTGAACATTAAAGGTGCTGGTAGTGGTATTGAAACCATGAAAATGGATATGGGTGGTGCGGCCGCAACTTTGGGTGCAGCCAAAGCCATTGGACAATTAAAACCAGATGTGGAAGTTCACTTTATCTCCGCCGTTACTGAAAACATGATTAGCGGTAAGGCTATGCACCCTGGAGACATCTTGACCGCATCAAATGGCAAAACAATCGAAGTTAACAATACCGATGCTGAAGGGCGGTTAACCTTGGCTGATGCCTTGGTTTATGCTGATAAATTGGGTGTAGATGCGATCGTTGATTTAGCTACCCTGACAGGTGCTTGTGTGGTAGCTTTGGGTGAAGATATCGCTGGTTTATTTACACCAGATGATGCTGTAGCTTCCCAATTACAAACAGCCGCAGACAGCACCGGCGAGAAAATTTGGCGGATGCCTATGGAAGATAAATACTTTGAAGGACTGAAATCTGGTATCGCCGATATGAAAAATACAGGACCTCGTTATGGCGGTTCTATTACTGCGGCTTTGTTCCTCAAACAGTTTGTTAAGGATACCCCTTGGGCGCATTTAGATATTGCCGGTCCGGTATGGGCTGACAAGGAAAATGGCTACAACGGTGCGGGTGCAACCGGCTTTGGTGTGAGAACACTGGTTAGCTGGGTTTTGAGTTAA
- a CDS encoding acyl-CoA thioesterase encodes MSKDTNQPQLPPTSAIESVTNVAFENWFEYPVRAQPHHTDYAGIVWHGTYLTWMEEARVECLRSIGIDFADLVALGCDLPVVELSIRYHRSVQLGMAVLVRTRMAEVTGVRMNWDYKIISLDHQDLYITAQVTLVALDREKGKIMRQLPPAVQDALAKISGFGKIG; translated from the coding sequence ATGTCTAAAGATACAAATCAACCCCAACTACCACCAACCAGCGCCATTGAGAGTGTAACTAATGTTGCATTTGAAAATTGGTTTGAATATCCAGTTAGAGCGCAACCTCACCATACAGACTATGCGGGTATTGTTTGGCATGGCACTTATTTAACTTGGATGGAGGAAGCACGGGTAGAATGCTTGCGTTCTATTGGCATTGATTTTGCTGATTTAGTGGCTTTAGGCTGTGATCTACCCGTTGTGGAGTTATCAATCCGTTATCATCGGTCAGTGCAGTTAGGGATGGCAGTCCTAGTAAGAACACGCATGGCTGAAGTAACAGGAGTCCGAATGAACTGGGATTATAAAATTATTTCTCTTGATCATCAGGATTTATATATTACTGCTCAAGTCACCTTAGTGGCTTTAGATCGGGAAAAGGGGAAAATTATGCGTCAGTTACCACCTGCGGTTCAAGATGCTTTAGCGAAGATTTCCGGATTTGGGAAGATTGGGTAA
- a CDS encoding Dethiobiotin synthetase — translation MNYEIARKLLIDQTATLDNPGTLLSRLQQGKPPIPGQVTSTLLALKVVFEALKTAPNLDRELAFALYQLAIKAQRFFAAGRKAGVDWPPLLNEDLVRISLAAESIFSGTWQTL, via the coding sequence ATGAACTACGAAATAGCCCGGAAACTACTCATAGACCAGACCGCAACCCTAGATAATCCAGGTACTCTGTTAAGTCGCTTACAACAAGGTAAACCTCCTATTCCTGGTCAAGTTACTTCCACCCTGTTAGCTTTAAAAGTAGTATTTGAAGCCTTGAAAACAGCACCTAACTTAGATAGAGAACTGGCTTTTGCGTTATATCAGTTAGCCATAAAGGCGCAAAGATTTTTTGCAGCAGGACGAAAAGCAGGTGTGGACTGGCCACCTCTGCTTAATGAAGATTTAGTCCGGATTTCCTTGGCGGCTGAAAGTATTTTTTCTGGAACGTGGCAAACTTTATAA
- a CDS encoding alcohol dehydrogenase catalytic domain-containing protein gives MLAALLYGQEDLRLEQVPDPTPQAGEVVIQVEAATTCGTDLKVWRRGGHAKMLTPPTLFGHEGAGRIVAVGAGVTNWQVGERVVANNSAPCMKCFFCQRQEYSLCPHLTWNNGTFAEYIRIPAPIVGHNLLQVPDHLPLVLAAMTEPLACVLHGISRSGVKPHDRVVVLGDGAIGLMFVAVLAAYTQVILWGGNDQRLEIGKKLGAAQTFNYHQVTDIANTVKELTDGWGADVVIEATGVPSVWEIAIACGRPGATINLFGGCPKDTTIAVNTEKLHYSELTLKGVFHNTPEYVKAALSLIASGKIPFDLLISEHRPLQDLEQVFMDMKARKVIKVAMYN, from the coding sequence TTGTTAGCAGCACTACTCTACGGACAAGAGGATTTACGCCTAGAACAAGTTCCTGACCCTACTCCCCAAGCCGGAGAGGTGGTGATTCAGGTGGAAGCAGCCACTACGTGCGGTACAGATTTAAAGGTATGGCGACGGGGTGGCCATGCTAAAATGTTGACACCACCGACATTATTTGGTCATGAAGGTGCAGGACGGATTGTTGCTGTCGGCGCTGGGGTGACGAATTGGCAGGTGGGAGAACGAGTGGTAGCAAATAATTCTGCTCCCTGTATGAAATGTTTCTTTTGTCAACGCCAAGAATATTCTTTATGTCCTCATTTAACTTGGAACAATGGTACATTTGCGGAATATATCCGAATTCCTGCTCCCATTGTTGGGCATAATTTATTACAAGTTCCCGATCATTTGCCCTTAGTATTAGCAGCGATGACTGAACCGCTGGCTTGTGTATTACATGGTATCAGTCGTTCCGGTGTTAAACCCCATGACCGAGTAGTTGTTTTAGGTGATGGGGCGATTGGGTTGATGTTTGTCGCGGTTTTAGCAGCATATACTCAAGTAATATTGTGGGGTGGTAATGACCAACGGTTAGAAATTGGTAAAAAGCTAGGTGCAGCACAGACTTTCAATTATCATCAAGTTACGGATATTGCCAACACAGTCAAAGAATTAACCGACGGCTGGGGTGCAGATGTGGTTATAGAGGCTACAGGTGTACCGAGTGTATGGGAAATAGCGATCGCTTGCGGTCGTCCTGGTGCAACTATCAATTTATTTGGTGGTTGTCCAAAAGATACCACAATTGCCGTTAATACCGAAAAATTGCATTATAGTGAACTTACTCTCAAAGGCGTATTTCACAATACACCAGAATATGTCAAAGCAGCTTTATCGCTGATTGCTAGTGGAAAAATTCCTTTTGACTTACTCATTAGTGAACATAGACCTTTACAGGATCTAGAACAGGTATTCATGGATATGAAGGCACGGAAAGTTATCAAAGTAGCGATGTATAACTAA
- the xth gene encoding exodeoxyribonuclease III: MKIATWNVNSVRTRLEQVINWLTENPVDVLCLQETKVIDQDFPLIAFENLGYYLYISGQKSYNGVALISRQPLTDVSVGFGNILPEIESEWDAQKRVISGVIEGVRIVNLYVPNGSSIGSEKYEYKLGWLKILKEYLQTLLLSNSAISMCGDFNIALEDIDINDQVKIDNHIMASVLERQALRDILSLGFADAFRKFNSEGENYSWWDYRTAAFKRNLGWRIDHHYLTPSLYERAQSCTIDVEPRKLVQPSDHTPVIVEF, from the coding sequence ATGAAAATTGCTACTTGGAATGTCAATTCTGTAAGAACTCGTTTAGAACAGGTTATCAATTGGTTAACAGAAAATCCTGTTGATGTTTTGTGTTTACAAGAGACTAAAGTCATAGATCAGGACTTTCCCCTTATCGCGTTTGAAAATTTAGGCTATTATCTGTATATTTCCGGGCAAAAATCTTATAATGGTGTAGCTTTAATTAGTCGTCAACCCTTAACAGATGTAAGTGTAGGTTTTGGTAATATTTTACCGGAGATAGAATCAGAATGGGATGCACAAAAACGAGTAATTTCAGGTGTAATTGAGGGAGTAAGAATTGTGAATCTTTATGTTCCCAATGGTTCATCTATCGGCAGCGAAAAGTATGAATATAAGTTAGGCTGGTTAAAAATCCTCAAGGAATATTTACAGACTTTACTATTATCAAATTCGGCTATTTCTATGTGTGGTGATTTTAATATTGCTTTAGAAGATATAGATATTAATGATCAGGTAAAGATAGACAATCACATTATGGCATCTGTTTTAGAACGTCAAGCTTTACGAGATATCCTCAGTTTAGGTTTTGCAGATGCTTTTCGTAAATTTAACAGCGAAGGAGAAAATTATAGTTGGTGGGATTATCGCACCGCTGCTTTTAAGCGTAATCTAGGTTGGCGTATAGATCATCATTATCTTACACCAAGTTTGTATGAACGCGCCCAAAGTTGCACTATTGATGTTGAACCTCGGAAGTTAGTTCAACCAAGTGATCATACTCCAGTCATTGTGGAATTTTAA
- a CDS encoding alpha-mannosidase: MNLPVSSLNTKSISAAIENLRSCCQVDIQSSWRYQENDGVVTDFIPFSLTDWQPVELNEKAHISWKGGKQVLWLVQKFSVPQNLYNFPLTGLSLRLALVWWADAAEVYVNGKLVLTGDLFDSSPRVLLSPSVTPGEEFTIALRLVSPGHDNGALMRSLAIYESTDYNNPDAGFIADELAVVEILLENSAPEKLTDLAAEVEKLTNRQDAENQDWKTYLVNLRETYLGLSEFISKEKLNIYLLGHAHLDLAWLWPVEETWKAAQNTFESVLKLQQDFPELIFSHTTPALYTWVEENRPDLFREIQTQVIAGKWEVFGGFWVEPDLNLIAGESIVRQLLYGQRYFLQKFGKISSVVWVPDTFGFCATLPQFFATAGIEFFVTQKLRWNDTTKFDYGLFWWRSPDGSQTLSFMSAPIGETIAPVKMVEYACEWKTQTGLQNSLWLPGVGDHGGGPTRDMLETARRWEHSPIFPKLQFTTSEKYLQFIKSESQNLPVWENELYLEFHRGCYTTHADQKRWNRQSEHLLYSAELFATLANILCGAKFPKTEIETAWKKVLFNQFHDILPGSSITQVYEDAIPEWEAVEKMGRKILEESLIGITSKINIPQPPNSESIPVIIFNSLNWERSQVVSVDLGKIITISPDWKVLDIEGKEILSQSCENSTLLFFATVPSIGYSIFWLSPVSPQPKIFPTNWILENEYLQIQVNPETGDLTSVFDKIQQREIINGAGNQLQAFTDSGQYWDAWNIDPNYNTKPLPATKLKSIQWTEYGEIHQRLRVVRQLGKSEFCQDYILELGSRLLQIANTVNWQENQVLVKTAFPLNLQAEFATYEIPCGAIRRTINPQTPAEQAKWEVPALRWADLTTDTEIGKYGVSLLNDCKYGYDAQSSQLRLTLLRSSNWPDSQADRGIHEFTYSLYPHLGSWEEAETVKRGYELNVPLQVLVNPANYQSNLHGYQNQSFLDLSADNLILMAFKPSEDDLEKFIIRFYECHGKTADLSLKSEVLSLGEPVDLLENCIKSEENIQPWKITTFKAVVNIV, encoded by the coding sequence ATGAATCTTCCTGTATCCTCATTAAATACCAAATCTATATCCGCCGCAATTGAAAATTTACGTTCTTGTTGTCAAGTTGATATCCAGTCAAGCTGGAGGTATCAAGAAAATGACGGGGTAGTTACTGATTTTATCCCATTTAGTTTAACTGATTGGCAACCTGTTGAGCTAAATGAAAAAGCCCATATTTCCTGGAAAGGGGGAAAACAGGTATTATGGTTAGTGCAAAAATTTTCTGTTCCCCAGAATTTATATAACTTTCCATTAACGGGTTTGTCTTTGCGCTTGGCTTTGGTGTGGTGGGCTGATGCGGCAGAAGTATATGTTAATGGTAAGCTAGTATTAACTGGTGATTTGTTTGATTCTTCACCGCGAGTATTACTCAGTCCCAGTGTAACTCCTGGAGAAGAGTTTACCATAGCTCTGCGCTTAGTGAGTCCGGGACATGACAACGGGGCATTAATGCGATCGCTTGCAATTTACGAGTCAACAGATTACAATAATCCTGATGCTGGTTTTATTGCTGATGAATTAGCAGTTGTAGAGATACTTCTTGAAAATTCCGCACCAGAAAAACTTACTGATTTAGCTGCGGAAGTTGAAAAACTCACAAATCGTCAAGACGCAGAAAATCAAGACTGGAAAACTTATCTGGTTAATTTACGAGAAACTTATTTAGGTTTATCTGAATTTATCAGCAAAGAAAAATTAAATATATATTTATTAGGTCATGCTCATTTAGATTTAGCATGGTTATGGCCTGTCGAGGAAACTTGGAAAGCAGCACAAAATACTTTTGAGTCGGTTTTAAAACTCCAGCAGGATTTTCCCGAATTAATTTTCTCTCATACAACACCAGCGTTGTATACTTGGGTTGAAGAAAACCGTCCCGACTTGTTTCGAGAAATTCAGACTCAAGTTATAGCGGGAAAATGGGAAGTTTTCGGAGGTTTTTGGGTAGAACCAGATTTGAATTTAATTGCTGGTGAGTCTATAGTTCGTCAGTTATTATATGGACAGCGGTATTTTCTCCAGAAGTTTGGAAAAATATCTTCTGTAGTTTGGGTTCCCGATACCTTTGGTTTTTGTGCGACGTTACCCCAATTTTTTGCAACCGCAGGAATTGAGTTCTTTGTCACCCAAAAACTCCGCTGGAATGATACAACTAAATTTGATTATGGCTTATTTTGGTGGCGATCGCCTGATGGTAGTCAAACATTAAGTTTCATGTCCGCACCTATCGGCGAAACCATCGCACCGGTTAAAATGGTCGAGTATGCTTGTGAGTGGAAAACTCAAACAGGTTTACAAAATTCTCTTTGGCTTCCCGGAGTAGGTGATCATGGTGGTGGTCCAACTCGTGATATGCTAGAAACCGCACGACGTTGGGAACATTCCCCAATTTTCCCCAAGTTACAATTCACAACTTCTGAAAAATATCTTCAATTCATAAAATCTGAAAGTCAAAATTTACCAGTTTGGGAAAACGAACTTTATTTAGAATTTCACAGAGGATGTTATACTACCCACGCAGATCAAAAACGCTGGAATCGTCAATCTGAACATCTATTATATAGTGCTGAGTTATTCGCAACTTTAGCAAATATCCTTTGTGGTGCAAAATTTCCGAAAACGGAAATAGAAACCGCGTGGAAAAAAGTTTTATTTAACCAGTTTCACGATATTTTACCTGGTTCTTCCATTACCCAAGTTTATGAAGACGCAATACCTGAATGGGAAGCAGTGGAAAAAATGGGAAGAAAAATACTAGAGGAGTCATTAATAGGAATCACTTCCAAAATCAATATACCACAACCTCCCAATTCTGAAAGTATTCCCGTCATAATTTTTAACTCTCTCAACTGGGAACGTTCCCAAGTCGTTAGTGTTGACTTAGGGAAAATTATCACCATTTCCCCAGACTGGAAAGTTTTAGATATTGAAGGAAAAGAAATTTTATCTCAAAGCTGCGAAAATTCAACTTTATTATTTTTCGCAACAGTTCCATCTATAGGTTACAGTATTTTCTGGCTTTCTCCAGTTTCTCCCCAACCAAAAATCTTTCCTACAAACTGGATTTTAGAAAATGAATATCTACAAATTCAAGTTAACCCCGAAACCGGAGATTTAACCAGCGTCTTTGACAAAATCCAACAACGGGAAATTATCAATGGTGCGGGAAATCAACTTCAAGCTTTTACCGACAGCGGCCAATATTGGGACGCTTGGAACATTGATCCTAATTATAATACAAAACCCCTACCTGCAACCAAATTAAAATCAATTCAATGGACAGAATATGGAGAAATTCACCAACGTTTGCGAGTAGTGCGTCAACTAGGGAAATCGGAATTCTGTCAAGATTACATTTTAGAACTTGGTTCACGACTTTTGCAAATAGCTAATACTGTAAATTGGCAAGAAAATCAGGTATTAGTTAAAACAGCCTTTCCTCTCAATCTCCAAGCCGAATTTGCCACTTATGAAATTCCCTGTGGTGCTATTCGTCGGACTATAAACCCCCAAACCCCCGCAGAACAGGCAAAATGGGAAGTCCCCGCTTTACGTTGGGCAGATTTAACCACAGATACAGAAATCGGAAAATACGGAGTTAGTCTCCTTAATGATTGCAAATATGGTTATGATGCTCAATCTAGTCAACTGCGGTTAACTTTACTCAGAAGTTCCAACTGGCCAGACTCTCAAGCTGATAGAGGAATACACGAATTTACTTATAGTTTATACCCTCATTTGGGCAGTTGGGAAGAAGCAGAAACTGTGAAACGTGGTTATGAGTTAAATGTGCCACTTCAAGTATTAGTAAACCCAGCAAATTATCAATCTAATTTGCATGGTTATCAAAATCAAAGTTTTCTAGATTTATCAGCAGATAATTTGATTTTAATGGCATTTAAACCTAGTGAAGATGATCTGGAAAAGTTTATAATTCGCTTTTATGAATGTCATGGAAAAACAGCAGATTTATCTTTAAAAAGTGAGGTTTTAAGTTTAGGAGAACCTGTTGATTTATTAGAGAATTGTATTAAATCAGAGGAAAATATTCAACCTTGGAAAATTACCACATTTAAAGCTGTAGTCAACATAGTTTAA
- a CDS encoding BrnA antitoxin family protein — MNNEPILNKSLTDWQRLETMEDEDIDFSDCPEITPSQFAKATVHRRTKSIQTKESVMLNIDVDVIEWFKSQGESYQNQINALLRDYMQTHQS; from the coding sequence ATGAACAACGAACCTATTTTGAACAAATCGCTAACTGATTGGCAAAGATTAGAGACAATGGAAGATGAAGATATTGATTTTTCTGACTGTCCAGAGATTACCCCCTCTCAATTTGCCAAAGCAACTGTCCATCGTCGGACAAAATCTATACAAACTAAAGAATCAGTAATGTTGAATATTGATGTAGATGTGATTGAGTGGTTTAAATCTCAGGGAGAATCTTATCAAAATCAAATCAATGCTTTATTGAGAGATTATATGCAAACACACCAATCCTAA